The following proteins are co-located in the Neodiprion virginianus isolate iyNeoVirg1 chromosome 6, iyNeoVirg1.1, whole genome shotgun sequence genome:
- the LOC124307315 gene encoding uncharacterized protein LOC124307315, with product MSIVEHIERENDYIWRLSRAVDNLRQLGEAKITYGQVKSRLNALNSSWNKFQENHEKISEIKFAAKGDQLDAIKKLSHLAKDYYGLCEEHFLSGEGVMLHLLESLKPAPAATVQAAAAPQDAPAGGSSKRLPRIELPTFAGSYSEWEPFYDLFSSMVRENSQFLEVEKLHYLKTSVTDEPLQLIKNISLTAENFPQAWETLVSRYENKRLLTDSHLATLFAIPRVTKKSSSELKSLHSNTCEALGALELLDSPEKLGTTLSCT from the coding sequence ATGTCGATCGTAGAACATATCGAACGTGAAAACGACTACATTTGGCGCCTCTCTCGTGCCGTCGACAACCTGCGCCAGCTCGGCGAGGCAAAAATCACTTACGGGCAGGTGAAGTCGCGGCTTAATGCCTTAAATTCAAGTTGGAATAAGTTCCAAGAGAATCACGAAAAGATCAGCGAGATCAAGTTCGCAGCAAAAGGTGATCAACTCGACGCGATCAAAAAGCTTTCTCACTTGGCGAAAGATTATTACGGGCTGTGTGAAGAGCACTTCTTGAGTGGCGAAGGAGTGATGCTTCATCTTCTCGAATCGCTAAAGCCTGCGCCTGCAGCAACCGTGCAAGCCGCTGCAGCTCCTCAAGACGCACCAGCTGGAGGATCATCAAAACGGTTACCGCGTATCGAACTGCCCACTTTCGCGGGCAGCTACTCAGAATGGGAGCCGTTTTACGACCTCTTCTCGTCGATGGTTCGCGAAAATTCGCAATTTTTGGAAGTGGAAAAACTGCACTACCTCAAAACCAGTGTGACCGATGAACCGTTACAACTtatcaaaaacatttctctcACCGCAGAAAACTTCCCTCAAGCCTGGGAAACTCTCGTCTCGCGGTACGAAAACAAGAGACTTTTGACGGATTCTCATCTCGCGACACTTTTCGCGATTCCTCGTGTCACGAAAAAGTCGTCATCAGAACTGAAGAGCTTGCACAGCAACACTTGCGAAGCTCTTGGCGCGCTCGAACTTCTCGATAGTCCCGAGAAATTAGGGACCACATTATCGTGCACATGA
- the LOC124307430 gene encoding uncharacterized protein LOC124307430 yields MLDLLGILKTLSAPIVPTAVAPQLTTGGASKRLPRIELPTFSGNYSDWKSFHDLFTSIVRENSQLSEVGKLHYLKTSLTDEPSQLIKNIALTAENFPRAWETLVSRCENKRLLTDSHLATLFAIPRVTKKSSSELKSLHNNTCEALGALELLDGPEKLGDHIIVHMTIRKLDPASLEEWEKSVSEKLEPPTFAELKAFLIGRIHTLEAVEQAHAHNQIATSKPHSSQGRSNLQTTRSHTAQSKEQSCACCKAANSGTSQGQAAVAQPAVQNAPISNSASQVSNHSAQPTMIKRSPVLLATVQLIASNPETEEIIIARALLDQGSESSFVTESLAQQLRLRRHQATIPVIGVGAHKSAVTRGIATLQLQSRAHTSFSCQVEALVLPRLTSYLPSLRLLVEDWPHLRGLNLAYPSFAHPSQIDVILGAGIYSNIIGQGVRRGAPETPIAQETQFGWVLSGCVSAEAASPSYSAVQGFQCSLDHELLDFVQQFWKQEEVSKPLALTSEEERCEQHFRETVSRNASGRYVVRLPLKDNSVELGNSRNPAHQMLLRLEKRFGSDAKLKEAYSSFLREYRVLGHMRRAINTPEDNFRVFYLPYHGVVRDSSSTTKLRVVFNGSQRTNLGLSLNDNLLVGPKVQTDLADVLLRWRQYPVAFSSDIVKIAPYLAIRVLHQLVQDEGEQYPFASHVILENTYVDDILSGAEDVDQGREKINELNQWLKAGGFEL; encoded by the exons ATGCTCGATCTACTCGGAATTCTCAAGACTCTATCGGCACCGATCGTGCCAACAGCCGTAGCCCCGCAACTCACAACTGGAGGAGCCTCAAAACGGCTACCACGCATCGAATTGCCTACGTTCTCGGGCAATTACTCAGACTGGAAGTCTTTCCACGACCTCTTCACATCAATCGTTCGCGAAAATTCGCAACTCTCGGAAGTGGGAAAACTACACTACCTAAAAACAAGTCTTACCGATGAACCGTCACAACTCATTAAAAACATCGCTCTTACCGCTGAAAACTTCCCTCGAGCCTGGGAAACTCTCGTCTCACGGTGCGAAAACAAGAGACTTTTGACGGATTCTCATCTCGCGACACTTTTCGCGATTCCTCGTGTCACGAAAAAGTCGTCATCAGAACTGAAGAGCTTGCACAACAACACTTGCGAAGCTCTTGGCGCACTCGAACTTCTCGATGGTCCCGAGAAATTAGGGGATCACATCATCGTGCACATGACGATTCGCAAGCTCGACCCAGCATCTCTCGAAGAGTGGGAAAAAAGTGTTAGCGAGAAACTCGAGCCCCCCACGTTTGCGGAGCTCAAGGCGTTTCTCATCGGTCGCATCCACACCCTCGAAGCCGTGGAGCAGGCTCATGCTCATAATCAAATCGCGACGTCGAAACCGCACTCATCGCAAGGAAGGTCAAATCTTCAGACGACAAGGTCACATACAGCGCAATCAAAGGAACAGTCGTGTGCTTGTTGCAAAG CTGCCAACAGCGGCACATCTCAAGGACAGGCCGCAGTGGCGCAACCTGCAGTGCAGAACGCACCGATCTCGAACAGCGCCTCTCAGGTGAGCAACCACTCAGCTCAGCCTACAATGATCAAGCGCTCTCCAGTTCTTCTCGCCACAGTGCAATTGATCGCTTCGAATCCGGAGACTGAAGAAATAATCATCGCTCGCGCTCTACTCGATCAAGGATCCGAAAGTTCATTCGTCACGGAGTCGCTAGCGCAACAATTGCGACTACGTCGGCATCAAGCAACGATACCGGTCATTGGCGTCGGAGCTCATAAATCGGCAGTGACTCGCGGCATCGCGACATTGCAACTCCAATCTCGTGCTCACACCTCGTTCTCATGTCAGGTGGAGGCACTCGTGCTTCCACGACTCACATCGTATCTACCCTCACTACGACTTCTCGTCGAAGACTGGCCTCATCTACGAGGACTCAACCTCGCGTATCCAAGCTTTGCACATCCCAGTCAAATCGACGTAATTCTCGGAGCTGGCATCTACAGCAACATCATTGGTCAAGGAGTTCGAAGAGGAGCACCAGAAACACCAATCGCGCAAGAAACTCAGTTCGGTTGGGTCCTGTCCGGCTGCGTTTCAGCGGAAGCAGCAAGCCCCTCGTATAGCGCAGTCCAAGGCTTCCAATGCTCCCTCGATCACGAACTGCTCGATTTCGTGCAGCAGTTTTGGAAGCAGGAAGAAGTGTCGAAACCTTTGGCACTAACTTCCGAAGAAGAGCGTTGTGAGCAACACTTTCGCGAAACGGTTTCTCGAAATGCGTCCGGTCGTTACGTAGTTCGGCTGCCGCTCAAAGACAATTCGGTAGAGCTCGGCAACTCGCGGAATCCCGCGCATCAAATGCTCCTTCGTTTGGAGAAACGGTTCGGTAGCGACGCAAAACTCAAGGAGGCCTACTCGAGCTTCCTTCGTGAATATCGTGTACTCGGGCACATGCGTCGCGCTATCAATACACCTGAAGACAATTTCCGCGTGTTTTATCTTCCCTATCACGGTGTAGTTCGCGACAGCAGTTCAACAACAAAGTTGCGTGTCGTGTTCAACGGGTCTCAAAGAACCAACCTCGGACTCTCTCTCAATGACAATCTTCTCGTCGGTCCAAAAGTGCAAACCGACCTCGCGGACGTTCTCTTACGCTGGCGACAATATCCAGTCGCGTTCTCATCAGACATCGTCAAGAT CGCTCCATACCTCGCGATCCGTGTTCTTCATCAACTCGTTCAGGACGAAGGTGAGCAGTATCCCTTTGCGAGCCACGTCATTCTCGAGAACACGTACGTCGACGACATCCTCTCAGGAGCAGAGGACGTTGATCAAGGTCGCGAGAAAATCAACGAACTCAATCAATGGCTCAAGGCGGGCGGCTTTGAACTTTAA